The Streptomyces achromogenes DNA segment GAGGGCCGACAGGTCGGCGCCATCAAGGCGGAGAACTGGCGGGCGTGGAACTTCGCGATCGTCGACCACGCGGACAACGAGGTCGCCCGGATCACCAAGACCTGGGAAGGCCTCGCCAAGACGATGTTCACCACCGCGGACAACTACGTCCTGCAGATCCACTACCAGCTGCCCGAGCCGCTGCTGAGCCTGGTCGTCGCCACGGCCCTGACCGTCGACACCGCGCTCAAGCAGGACGCGCGCGGTTTCGGCTGACCCTCCCGGCGGACGCGCGCGGGGCGCGGCTCACACCCTCCGCGCCCGGGTGGCACGTTCCCGGAAGGTGCCACCCGGCCGCGCCTCACAACGGGGTGAGGTGCTCCGGGCCGGTCGTCGGCCGGGGGAGCAGCGCCGGTTCGGCGGACGCCGTCTCCGGCCGCAGTGCCAGCACCGCCGCCACGGGGTGTTCCTCATCCGCGACGGACTCCGTGACGTATGCGGGGACGGGCTCCGTGACGGACTCCGTGACGTACGCGGGGACGGGCTCCGTGACGGACTCCGTGACGGCCGCCGGGTGCGGCGCTGCCCGCGACAGCAGCACCACGCCCCGCCCCGCCAGCCCTGCTCCCGCGAGGGCGAGGAGCAGCCCCGCGAGCCCTCCCTGGAGCCGTTCGCCGAGGAGCGCGAGGCCGATCGCCGCGGCGGCCACCGGGTTGGCCAGCGTCACCATGGCCAGCGGGGCGCCGAGACCGTCCCGGTAGGCGGTCTGCGACAGCAGCAGTCCGCCCGTCGCGAAGGCCGCGACCAGCAGTGCCATCCCGATCACCGGCGGGCTCAGCAGCGAACCCGAGCGGTCCGTCGCGGCCACCGTCACCGTCTGGGTGAGCGCCGAGGCGACGCCCGAGGCGAAGCCGGAGGCCGTCGCGTGCCGCAGCCCCGGACGGGCGCCGCGCCGGGCCAGCAGCCCGATCAGCACGGCCGTGGCCCCTGCCACGGCCACCGCCTCGGGCCCACTCAGGACGTCTTCCGGGGCCGGCCCCGAAGCCGTGACCAGGATCGCGGCCAGGCCGGCCAGGGTGAGGGCGGTGCCCCGCCACTCGGCGGCGCTCACCCGGCGTCCCGCGACCCGCGCGCCCATCGGCACCGCCGCCACCAGGGTGAGCGCGCCGAGCGGCTGCACCACGGTGAGCGGGCCGTACTTCAGGGCCACGACGTGCAGCAGCGCGGCGCCGGCGTTCAGCCCCACTGAGCACCACCAGGCCCCGTTGCCGAGCAGACGGGCCAGGCCGGAGCCCGGGTGCCGGGAGGCGAGCCGTTCCTGGGCGACCGCGGCGGCCGCGTACGCGACGGCCGAGAACAGGGAGAGGACGACGGCGATCAGGGTGGCGTTCATCGGCCCGCTCCGACTAGGACCCGCCGCTCGGCGGGGACGAGTTCGCGCGCGTCGCGTCCGCCCGCGGTGTCCGTGGTGGCCGTGCGCCGGGGCGCTTGGATCAGCGCCAGCGCCGCACCGAGCAGGGCGGCCGCGGCGATCGCGTCGAGCCAGTAGTGGTTCGCCGTGCCCACGATCACCAGCAGGGTGAGCAGCGGGTGCAGCAGCCACAGCCACCGCCACCGTGACCGGGTGGCGACGATCAGGCCGATCGCCACCATCAGCGCCCAGCCGAAGTGCAGCGAGGGCATCGCCGCGAACTGGTTGGACAGGTGGTCCGTCTGCGGTGGGCCGTAGACGGACGGCCCGTACACGCGCGCGGTGTCCACCAGGCCTGTCGCCGCCAGCATCCGCGGCGGGGCGAGCGGGAACGCCAGATGCAGCAGCAGGGCGGCGGCGGTCACCGCGGCCAGCACCCGCCGCGACCAGGTGTAGTGCGCCGGGCGGCGCAGGTACAGCCAGACCAGGAAGGCCAGGGTGGCCGGGAAGTGCACGGTCGCGTAGTAGGCGTTGGCGGCTTCGGCCAGGCCGTCGCCGTGCAGCAGCAGGGACTGCACGGCGCCCTCGCCGGGCAGGTGCAGCCACCGCTCGGCGTGCCACACGTCCCGGGCGTCGCGGAACGCCTCGCCGGTGTGGTCCGCGGCCAGTTGGCGGCCGAGTTTGTAGACGGCGAAGAGACCTGCGACGAGCAGGAGCTCACGGACTACGGGCGGCCTCGCCGGTGTGACGGGCTCCGCTTCTGCAGGCTCGGTGCGGGCATTCATCCCCCGGCCCCTTCGCTGACGGCGGTGCGTGTGAGGTGGTAACAGGTGGTGCAGGTGATGCGGGTGGCGCAGGTCGTCCAGGTGGTGTCGTCGGGCGGTGGCTCGTGCATACACCATCGATACGATGTCGTTCCGATACGTCAGTGTACCGAAACGAAGCAGTATCGGTACACTGACGTATCGATTGATGTGCGCCACACTGGAGACCGGGCCGATCCGACCGCCGGAGACCGGGCCGATCGGAGGGCCGCACCGCCTTCGGGCGGGCGCGCCGAGCGGAAGAGAAGCGAGGGGGAGAGCAGATGACGTCGCAGGCCGCGGACGGACCGGAGTCGGCCGCCGCCACGCGCCGCTCGAAGATCACGCCCGAGCGGGAGCAGGAGTTCTTCGACGCCGTGCTCGACCAGGTCCGTGAATGCGGTTACGAAGCCGTGACCATGGAGGGCGTCGCGGCGAGCACCCGCTGCAGCAAGTCCACGCTCTACCGGCAGTGGAAGACCAAGCCGCAGTTCGTCGTCGCCGCCCTGCGCTCCCGCCGCCAGGCCCGGCTGACCGGCATCGACACCGGCTCGCTCGCCGGGGACCTGCGCGAGGCCGCGCGGGCCGCCGGGCGCTGGTCCACCCACGACACCACGCTGATGCAGGCCCTCGGTCACGCGGTCACCGGCGACCAGGAACTCGCCCGTGCGCTGCGGGAGGCGATCGTCGCCCCGGAGATCGACGCGCTCCGGCAGATCCTGCGGCGCGGGGTGGAACGCGGCGAGATCGCCGGCGACCATCCGGCGCTGGAGTACGTCCCCGCGCAGCTGTTCGGGGTGATCCGCGCCCGTCCGGTCGTCGACGGGGAGTACGCGGACGGGGAGTACCTGCTGCGTTTCGTGGAGGCCGCCGTGCTGCCGGCTCTGGGCCTCGTCCCTCGCTCCGGCGGCGACCTGCCGGCCGGGGGACCGGCCGGGGCCGCTCCGAGGCCGGCCTGAGACCGAACGGACCCAGGCCGCCGTCCACGGGATGACCGGACGGCGACCTGTATCGCGCCGCACCGTGGGGACGGGGGCGGCGCGCACCCCCGGCCGGGCGGGGACATCCCTGAACGCAGGGGTGTTCCCGCCCGGCGGGCCGTGTCCCGCCCGGCGTGTCCCGCGGGGCGGGTCGGGCGCTCAGACGTCCTGTCCGCTGCCGCCGCCCGTCGACACCTTGACGCTCTTGGTGATCGTGTCGATGACCGACACGTCCTGATCGGTGTCGAGACCGAAGCGGAGCACCACGAAGCGCTTGGCGTCCGCCGGCGCCGGGAACGCCAGCGACTCGACATAGCCGTCCGCGCCCTTGCTGGTCACCGCCTTCCAGCGCACCAGATAGCCCTTCTGCCCGGCCACCGTCACCGCCTTCGAGGCGAGCACCTGGTGCGAGGTGATCGCGCCGTACGTCGTGCCGCCGTACGACTGCTCGGCGTTGGCCGCGACGTCCGCCTTCGCGACCTCCTCGGCCGTGGCGCCCTTGCTCCCCAGCGCCTCGGCGGGCGACGAGTACACGCCCCCCTTGGTGCAGGTCTTGGTGGTGTCGCCCGGGCACTTGTAGGAGGCGTCGGAGACGACCTGGACGCCCACCTGGAGCTGCTGGCCCGACCAGCCCTTCGGGATCGGGATGCTGATGCCGTTGAGCGCGTCGGTCACCGAACCGCTCTTGATCGTCGGCGGCTCGGACCCTCCGGGCGAGGACGACGGCCCGTCCGAGCCGCCCGACCCGCCGCCGTCCTGTCCGTCCGGGCCCCCGGGACCGCCCCGCCCGCCCGGTCCCTGGGCCGTGCCACCGCCGCCGCCCGACTTGTCGTCCTTGGCGAGGGCGTACACGCCGACCCCGATGCTGGCGAGGACGGCGACCGCGGCCGCCACGGCTATGCCCGTGCGCAGCCCGCGCCGCCGGCCGGCCGCGGGCGCCGCCGGATACCCCGGGTAGCCCGCGTATCCGGGGTCCCCCGGATACGCGGGGCCGCTCGCGGGGCCTCCCGGATACGCGGGGCCCCCGGGATACGCGGGGCCGCCCGAGTAGGCGGGGCCTCCGGGATACGCCGGGGCTCCGGGATACCCCGGGCCCGCGGGGTACGCCGGGCCTGCGGGGTACCCAGGTCGCCCGGCGCCGCCCGGGTGGGCCGCGGGCGTGCCGTCGGCCGCGGTCTGCGCCGGCGGACCCCAAGCGGCGGCCGAGCCCGCGGCGCGGGTCTGGTCCGTCCATGCCTTGCCGTCCCACCAGCGTTCGGTGGCGGGACCGTCATTCGTCTGCCCCGGATCGGGATACCACCCGGGAGGAGTCACCTGCGTCATACCCCCACCGTATGAGGCGTCGGTGAGATCCGGATGAGAGGGAGGACACTCCGTCGGAACCGGACCCCGACGCCCGGCCGGCCGGGCTCCCTCGGCGTGGCGCGAATTCGACGTCAATTCGGCGCGCGTCGCTCCCCGTTGACGTCACGGGAGCACTTCTGCAGGCCCGCCGGGCCCTTCGGCGCCGCGACCCGTCACCCGTCGAGGCGGGACCTGCGTGGACCACCCTCCGCGCGCGCCCTCGGAGAGCTACGCTCGACGTCGGTACGTCGTTCGGGCGACTTGGGGAGGTAGCGGGATGACGGAGGTCAGGCCGGCGGCGGCCGCCTCGGCTTCCCTGTGGGAGCGCGACGCGGAGGTCGCCGCCATCGCGCAGGCGGTGGAGACACTCTGCGCCGACCGGTCCTCCACGGGTCACCTGCTGGTGCTCCGCGGCGAGGCCGGATTCGGCAAGACCGCCCTGCTGGCCGAGACGCGCCGCATCGCCGAGGCCCGCGGCTGCGCGGTCTGGTCGGCCCGCGGCGGCGAGACACTGAGGTCCGTCCCCTTCAACATGGTGCGGCAACTGCTGCAGCCCGCACTGATGTCCCTGCACCCGGAGGAGGCCCGCGAGTACCTCGGCGACTGGTTCGGCATCGCCGGTCCCGCCCTCGGCATCGTCGAACCCGGGGAGGGCAACGCCGACCCGCAGGGCGTGTGCGACGGCCTCGTGGCCGCCGTCACCCGGCTCGCCCGGCGGGACTACCCGCTCGTGCTGCTCGTCGACGACGCGCACTGGGCCGACCAGGAATCCCTGCGCTGGCTCGTCGCCTTCGTGGAACGCCTCGACGAACTGCCGGTCCTGATCGTCGTGGCCCGCAGGCCCGGCGACGTGAAGGGCGAGGCGGCGCGGCACCTCGACGCCGTCGGCGAGGCCGCGGGCCGCGCCGTCAGCAGCCTCAGCGCCCTGACCCCGGCCGCGGTCGCCGGCCTGACCCGCGCCACCCTCGGCGACCACGCCGAGGCCTCCTTCTGCCGCGAGGTGTGGGCGGTCACCGACGGCAACCCGTACGAGACCGTCGAACTCCTCGCCAAGGTCCGCGACCGCGAGTTGACGCCGAGCGAGTCCTCGGCCACCGAACTCCGCGCCCTCAACCGGGCGGCCCGCGGCGGAGGCCTCGTCGACCGCCTGGAGAAACTCGGCGTCGACGCCACCAAGTTCGCGATGGCGGCCGCGATCCTCGGCGCCGACATCTCCGTCGCACAGGCCGCCCGGCTCGCCGGCCTCGGCCGTGACGACGCGGCGCGCTGCGCCGAGCTGCTGCGCAACGCCCGTATCCTCACCGAGCCCGACCCCGCCGCCGCCCCGGCCGAGGACGGCGACCTGGAGTTCGTCCACCCGCTGATCGCCTCCGCCGTGTACGACTCCATCCCCGGCGGCCTGCGCACCGCGATGCACGGCATCGCCGCCCAGGTCGTCGCGGACGCCGGGAAGGGCCTCGCGGCCGCCTCCCGGCATCTGTTGCAGGTGCACGCGGAGGGCGACGAGGAACTCGTCGAGCAGCTGCGCGAGGCCGCCCGGGAACACCTCGCCGTCGGCGCCCCCGACGCGGCCCGCCGCTGTCTGGAGCGGGCCCTGCGCGAACCGCCCGTGCCCGACGTCCACGCGCGCGTGCTGTACGAACTGGGCTGCGCCACCCTGCTCACCGCGCCGGCCAGGACCATCGAGCACCTGCGCGAGGCGCTGTCCCTGCCGGGCCTCGACGGCGACGAGCGGGTCGACGCCGTCTACCGCCTCTCCCAGGCGCTGCTGCACAACGACCAGTTGGGGGAGGCCGTCCGCACGGTCGAGGCGGAGGCCGCACGACTCGCACCCGGACCCGCGCGGCTGCGGCTGCAGGCCGTCCAGTTCATGTGGGAGGGCGTGAACGCCGGTGAGCCGACGTCCGCCCGCCGCTCCGAGAAGCTCGCGTCCCTCGCGGTGTCCTGCACCGGCCGGGACGACTCCGAGCGCGCCCTGCTCATCCTGCGCGGCTTCGACCTGATGACCCACGGCGAGAACGCCGAGGAGGTCGTCGAGTTCTGCGACCGCGCCCTCGTCAACGGCCGCCTCGCCCCGGGCCTCGGCTGGACCGACCAGGAGTGGGGCATCGAGCTGCTGATGATGCTGGCCAGCTCCTACGCCTACACCGACCGGCTCGACCGCGCCGACGCCCTCTTCAACGAGGCCCTGCGCGCCTATGTGTCGGCCGGCTGGAGCGGCGGTCACCTCGCCCTGGCCCACGCCTACCTCGGCCTCGGGCTGCGCCGCAGGGGGCGCCTGAAGGAGGCGGAGGAATCGCTGAGGGAGTCCCTGCGTCTCGCCGAACGCGTCGGCCGCGGGCTGCCCCTGTACTGGTCGGCGACCTGCAACCTGGTCGACACGCTGCTGGTGCGCGGCCATGCCGACCGGGCCTGGGAGGTGGCCGAACAGTACGGCTTCGCCCCGCCCTACCCGTCGACGATCGTGCTGCCCGACCCCCGGTCGGTGCGCGGCCGGCTGCTGCTGGCCGTCGGCCGGGTCCAGGAGGGCGTCAACGAGCTGGAGGAGGCCGAGAAGGCGGCGGCTGCCCGCGGTCACCTCAACCCGGTGATGGTGCCCTGGGCCGTCGACCTGGCCCGGGCCCTCGCCGTGGAGGACCCGGCACGGGCGAGCCGGCTCGCCACCGAGGCCCGCCGTCAGGCCGAGCGCTTCGGCACCGACACCGCGATCGGCGAGGCCCTGCGGTGCGCCGCCGCCCTGGAGACCGGGCAGCGTGCCGTCCGGCTCGCCCAGCAGGCGGTCACCTACCTGGAGTTGTCGCCCTGCCAGTACGAACACGCCGCCGCGCGGGTCGAGTACGGCATCCTCTCCCGCTCGGTCGCCGAACTCGGCCGGGGCCTGACGCTGGCCCGCTCCTGCGGTGCGGACGGCCTGGTGCAGAAGGCGCAGCAGGCCCTGCAGGGGCTCGGCGCACCGCAGGCCGGCCTGGTCCCGGGCCAGACCAGGAGGTAGGGGCGGCGGAGCCGGGACGCCGCGGTCCCGGACGCTGAGCGGCTTCCCCGGCCGGCCGTGCGCCGCCCGGCGCGCGCCTGCGGTCGTAGCCGACGCGTGGTGGGCGTACGCCGACTGTGCCGGGCGTACGCCGACGCGTGCGCTCGCGGCGCAGACTCCGACGGGCCCCGGCGCGGCGGTGCTTGGCGCCGGTCGGCCGCCTGGTCGCCCGACAGCTCCTTTCGCTTCGGCATACATGACACTCGGCGAGACCGGCGAGTGGCGAGTTCACGTCGGCCGCACGGGCCGGGTTCCACGTGCACTTCGGGGACCGCGAGCC contains these protein-coding regions:
- a CDS encoding TetR/AcrR family transcriptional regulator translates to MTSQAADGPESAAATRRSKITPEREQEFFDAVLDQVRECGYEAVTMEGVAASTRCSKSTLYRQWKTKPQFVVAALRSRRQARLTGIDTGSLAGDLREAARAAGRWSTHDTTLMQALGHAVTGDQELARALREAIVAPEIDALRQILRRGVERGEIAGDHPALEYVPAQLFGVIRARPVVDGEYADGEYLLRFVEAAVLPALGLVPRSGGDLPAGGPAGAAPRPA
- a CDS encoding phosphatase PAP2 family protein, encoding MNARTEPAEAEPVTPARPPVVRELLLVAGLFAVYKLGRQLAADHTGEAFRDARDVWHAERWLHLPGEGAVQSLLLHGDGLAEAANAYYATVHFPATLAFLVWLYLRRPAHYTWSRRVLAAVTAAALLLHLAFPLAPPRMLAATGLVDTARVYGPSVYGPPQTDHLSNQFAAMPSLHFGWALMVAIGLIVATRSRWRWLWLLHPLLTLLVIVGTANHYWLDAIAAAALLGAALALIQAPRRTATTDTAGGRDARELVPAERRVLVGAGR
- a CDS encoding DUF2510 domain-containing protein; the encoded protein is MTQVTPPGWYPDPGQTNDGPATERWWDGKAWTDQTRAAGSAAAWGPPAQTAADGTPAAHPGGAGRPGYPAGPAYPAGPGYPGAPAYPGGPAYSGGPAYPGGPAYPGGPASGPAYPGDPGYAGYPGYPAAPAAGRRRGLRTGIAVAAAVAVLASIGVGVYALAKDDKSGGGGGTAQGPGGRGGPGGPDGQDGGGSGGSDGPSSSPGGSEPPTIKSGSVTDALNGISIPIPKGWSGQQLQVGVQVVSDASYKCPGDTTKTCTKGGVYSSPAEALGSKGATAEEVAKADVAANAEQSYGGTTYGAITSHQVLASKAVTVAGQKGYLVRWKAVTSKGADGYVESLAFPAPADAKRFVVLRFGLDTDQDVSVIDTITKSVKVSTGGGSGQDV
- a CDS encoding ATP-binding protein — translated: MTEVRPAAAASASLWERDAEVAAIAQAVETLCADRSSTGHLLVLRGEAGFGKTALLAETRRIAEARGCAVWSARGGETLRSVPFNMVRQLLQPALMSLHPEEAREYLGDWFGIAGPALGIVEPGEGNADPQGVCDGLVAAVTRLARRDYPLVLLVDDAHWADQESLRWLVAFVERLDELPVLIVVARRPGDVKGEAARHLDAVGEAAGRAVSSLSALTPAAVAGLTRATLGDHAEASFCREVWAVTDGNPYETVELLAKVRDRELTPSESSATELRALNRAARGGGLVDRLEKLGVDATKFAMAAAILGADISVAQAARLAGLGRDDAARCAELLRNARILTEPDPAAAPAEDGDLEFVHPLIASAVYDSIPGGLRTAMHGIAAQVVADAGKGLAAASRHLLQVHAEGDEELVEQLREAAREHLAVGAPDAARRCLERALREPPVPDVHARVLYELGCATLLTAPARTIEHLREALSLPGLDGDERVDAVYRLSQALLHNDQLGEAVRTVEAEAARLAPGPARLRLQAVQFMWEGVNAGEPTSARRSEKLASLAVSCTGRDDSERALLILRGFDLMTHGENAEEVVEFCDRALVNGRLAPGLGWTDQEWGIELLMMLASSYAYTDRLDRADALFNEALRAYVSAGWSGGHLALAHAYLGLGLRRRGRLKEAEESLRESLRLAERVGRGLPLYWSATCNLVDTLLVRGHADRAWEVAEQYGFAPPYPSTIVLPDPRSVRGRLLLAVGRVQEGVNELEEAEKAAAARGHLNPVMVPWAVDLARALAVEDPARASRLATEARRQAERFGTDTAIGEALRCAAALETGQRAVRLAQQAVTYLELSPCQYEHAAARVEYGILSRSVAELGRGLTLARSCGADGLVQKAQQALQGLGAPQAGLVPGQTRR
- a CDS encoding DMT family transporter, which translates into the protein MNATLIAVVLSLFSAVAYAAAAVAQERLASRHPGSGLARLLGNGAWWCSVGLNAGAALLHVVALKYGPLTVVQPLGALTLVAAVPMGARVAGRRVSAAEWRGTALTLAGLAAILVTASGPAPEDVLSGPEAVAVAGATAVLIGLLARRGARPGLRHATASGFASGVASALTQTVTVAATDRSGSLLSPPVIGMALLVAAFATGGLLLSQTAYRDGLGAPLAMVTLANPVAAAAIGLALLGERLQGGLAGLLLALAGAGLAGRGVVLLSRAAPHPAAVTESVTEPVPAYVTESVTEPVPAYVTESVADEEHPVAAVLALRPETASAEPALLPRPTTGPEHLTPL